CATCACCATCCTCAAGGACGGCAGCCTCGTCGACACGGTCGACGCCGCGAGCATCACCTCCGACGAGCTCGTGCGGAAGATGGTCGGCCGGTCGATCAGCGCCCTGTTCCCTCAGCCCCGGGAGGGCACCCGCACCGGTGACGTCCGGCTCTCCGTCCGGGGGGCCGGCAACCTCATGGTCCGCGACATCAGCTTCGACGTCCGGGCGGGGGAGATCGTCGCGCTCGCCGGGCTCCAGGGCAGCGGGCGGTCCGAGATCGCGCACGCGCTCTTCGGCGTCGAGCGGTTCCGCACCGGCGAGATCCACCTCGACGGCACGCGCATCGACCCGCGCTCACCGCGGCAGGCGGTGCGCTGCGGCCTCGCGCTCGTCACCGAGGACCGCAAGGCCGAGGGGCTCGCCCTCAACCAGTCGGTCATGGCGAACGCCCGCCTCGTCCTCGACGCCGTCGTGCCTCGACGCGCGAACCAGGCGGCGCGGCGCATCCCGGAGATCCTCTCCTCGCTCGAGCTCGCCGCGCGCAGCGGCAGCCACGAGGTGCGCTTCCTCTCCGGCGGCAACCAGCAGAAGGTCGTCCTGGCGAAGTGGCTCGTCACCGACCCGGCCGTCATCGTCATGGACGAGCCCACCCGCGGCATCGACGTCGGCGCGAAGCGCGCGGTCTACGAGCTCATGCGGGACCTCGCGGCCCAGGGCGTCGCCATCGTCCTCATCTCCTCCGAGCTGCCGGAGGTCATCGGGATGGCTGACCGGATCATCGTCCTGCACGACGGCGAGATCAGCGGCGAGCTGCCCGGAGGCTGCGACGAGGAGGCCGTCATGGCGTTGGCCACCCGGCACGAGTCGGTGGAGGAGATCGCATGAGCACGACGTCGACGGTGGCCCCGGCGTCCGCCGGGCGCGCGACCCCGCGCGCGCCCCGCCGGAACCCGCTGCGGTCGGTCCCGCTCATCTCCGTGGCGCTGCTCGTGCTGCTCGTCGTCGCCGGCATCCTGCTGGCCTCCCGGGGCGAGAACCTCCTCAGCGCCGGCTCGATCGTCGACATCCTCACGCGTTCCAGCCTCCTCGGCTTCATCGCGATCGGGCAGACGCTCGTGATCCTGTGCCGGTCCCTCGACCTCTCGGTCGGTTACGTGGCGGCCCTGAGCAGCCTGGTCGCCGCCGTCGTCATGGACGGGGAGCCGTCGCGCATCCTCCTCGGCGTCGCCGCGGCGCTCGGGATCGCGGCCGCCGTCGGGCTGTTCAACGGGATCGTCACGACCAAGCTCGGCGTCCACGCCTTCATCACCACGCTCGGGTCGGGCCTCATCATCAAGGGCTTCCTCGACACCCGGTACCCCGGCCCGTCCGGGTCGGTGCCCTCGGCGTTCCAGGGCTTCGGCTACACGCGCATCGGCGTGCTGCCGGTCTCCGCGATCATCATGCTCGTCATCGCCGCGGCCGGCGCCCTCATGCTCCACCGCACCCGGCTGGGGCACAGCATGTTCGCCGTCGGCGGCAACATCGACGTCGCGCGCCTGTCCGGCATCCGCACCGACCGCACGCTCATCCTCGCGCACGTCATGTGCTCGACGATGGCCGGCCTCGCCGGCCTGCTCCTCGCGGCCCGGTTCAGCACCGGCGTCGGGGCGCAGATCTACGGGGCGGGCTACGACCTCGACTCCATCGCCGCCGTCGTCCTCGGCGGGACGCTGCTCCTCGGCGGACGCGGCGGCATCGGCGGCACGATCGCCGCGGTCCTCATCCTCGGCGTCCTCGACAGCCTCTTCAACCAGCTGCAGATCAACCCGTTCTTCCGGGACGTCCTGCGGGGCGTCATCATCATCGCCGCCGTCGCCCTGTACGCCCGGCGGCAGATCGACCCGAAGAAGGCCCGGGTGCGGTTCCGGGACACGACCTCACCGAGCGCCGCGGAACCACCGCCCGCGACCGAGGGAGGCCGCTCATGAGCACCCGCACCGGCGCGGCACCGGGCGGGCCGCCGTCCTTCCTCGCGCAGCTCAAGCAGAACGGCAGCGGGCCGGTGCTCGTCGTGCTGGCGGTGCTCGTCGCCGTCATGGCCGTGCTCAACCCCGGGTTCTACGAGCCGCCGTCCCTCATGGCGTTCCTGCGCAACGCCGCGCCGCTCGTCATCCTCGCGATCGGCCAGTACTTCGTCATCGTGGCGGGCGAGTTCGACCTCTCGGTCGGCAGTCTCGTCGGCGCGCAGGTGGTCATCGCGGCGCGGCTCATCAACGGCGAGGAGGACCGCACGTGGCCCGTCATCGCCCTCATGGTGGGCTTCGGGCTGCTCGTGGGGCTCGTCAACGGCCTCATCACCACCCTCCTGCGGGTGCCGTCGTTCATCACCACGCTCGGCACGATGCTCGTGCTCTACGGCGCGATCCGGATGTGGACCGGGGGGTCGCCCACGGGCGCCCTCTCCGAGGGCTTCCGCCAGTGGGGGCGCCTGGGTATCGACATGCCCGTCCTGCGTCAGCTGCCCTACGCGCTGCTCATCATGATCGCCCTCGCCGTCGTCGGGATCCTCGTCATGCGCTCCTCCTACGGGCGGGTGCTCATGGCGACCGGTGACAACGACACCGCTGCCACCTTCGCCGGGGGCCGGGTCTGGCTCGTCCGGACCGGGGCGTTCGTGCTCTCCTCCCTCTTCGCCACCGTCGCCGGCATCCTCGTCGGCGGCTTCGCCGGGGTCACCGCCCAGGTCGGCCAGGGCATGGAGTTCACCGCCATCACCGCCGTCGTGCTCGGCGGGGTCCTCCTCGGCGGCGGGCGCGGGTGGGTCGTCGGGGCGATGGCGGGCGCGTTGACCTACCAGCTCCTCGAGCGCCTCCTCGTCCAGCTCGACATGCCCTCGACGCTCAACCCGACGATCCAGGGCGTCATCATCATCGCCGCCGTCGCCTTCGCGGCGGACCGGTGGCGCACCCGACGAGGGCGGACCGCCCCGCAGACGCCCGCCGAGCCCGAGCCCGTGGGAGTCGCATGAGCTGACCCTCGAGCAACGCCCGTCCCGCACTCACGCACGTCCCGACTTCTCATCGCTACCAAGGAGGGTATTGATGCAGCGAAAGCTCCGCGTGACCGCCGGCATCCTCGGTCTCGGGCTCGCCCTGACCGCCTGCACGACCGACGCACCGACGGACACCGAGGACCCCACCACCACCGCCGCGCCCACCACGGAGAGCGGCACCGACGCCGCCACCGCCGCCGAGGGCGGCACCGAGGAAGGGGAGTTCTTCGTCCGCGCCGACTACGAGACCGAGCTCGCCCAGCGGGACATGACCCCGGAGGGGGACCCCGAGACGCCCTGGCTGCAGATGATCGAACCCATCGAGATGGCCGACACCGCCGAGTTCGCCGCGGAGGGGCCGCAGACGCTGTGCTTCTCCAACGCCTCGATCTCCAACCCGTGGCGCGTCACGGGCTGGACCACCATGCAGCAGCAGGTGGAGGTCCTCCAGGCCGAGGGGGTCATCGGCGAGTTCCGCGTCGCGGACGCCGGCGACGACGACAACAAGCAGATCTCCGACATCGAGTCCTTCATCTCCGACGGCGACTGCGGCGCCCTCATCATCTCGCCGTCGACGACGGCGACCCTCACGCCCGCCGTCGAGGCGGCCTGCGAGAGCGGCGTGCCGGTCATCGTCTTCGACCGCGGGGTCAACACCGACTGCGCCGTCACCTTCATCCACCCCATCGGGGGGTACGCCTACGGCGCGAGCGGCGCGGAGTTCCTCGTGGAGAACCTCGAGCCGGGCTCGACGGTGCTGGCGCTGCGGATCCTGCCCGGCGTGGACGTCCTCGAGCACCGCTGGGGCGCCGCGAACGACATCTTCTCGCAGAGCGACCTCGAGGTCGTCGGCGTGGAGTTCACCGGTGGGGACGGCGCCCAGATCAAGGACATCGTCACCCAGTACCTGCAGCGCGGGGACGTCGATGGCATCTGGATGGACGCCGGTGACGGCGCCGTCGCCGCCGTCGAGGCCTTCGAGGACGCGGGCGCGGACTACCCGGTCTTCGTCGGGGAGGACGAGCTGAGCTTCCTGCGCAAGTGGGAGGACACGGGCATGACGGCAATCGGCCTCAGCTACTCGAACTTCCAGTGGCGCACGCCCGTCCTGGCCGCCCAGATGATCTGGAACGGCGAGGAGGTGCCCGCGGAGTGGGTCCTGCCCCAGGCGCCCATCACCGAGGACGACCTGGCCGACTACCTCGAGCGCAACGTCGACATGCCGTCGTTGCACTACGCCAAGTTCGGCGGCGAGGACCTGCCCGGGTTCCCGGACGCCTGGCAGGGCCGCTAGCGCCCGACGTCAGCACGCCGTGGGGGGCGCGTGCCGGCCGGTCCCGGCACGCGCCCCGCACACCCCGCGCCGAGCCCCGACGCCCGGCACCGACGATGAAGTGGACGGACGATGACGTCTCGCCAGATCGGCGTGAACACCTGGGTGTGGACCTCCCCGCTCACCGACGACTCGCTGCGCCGGCTCGCCCCCACGATCAAGGACTGGGGCTTCGACCTCGTGGAGCTGCCGGTCGAGAACCTCGGCGACTGGGACCCGGTCGCCGCCGCGGCGCTGCTGGGCGACCTCGGGCTCGGGGCCACGGTCACGCTCGTCATGGGTGCGGGCAGCGAGCTCGTCGCCACCGATGCCGCCACCGTCCGCAGGACCCAGGACTACCTCCGCGGCGTCATCGACGCCGCCCGCACGGTCGGGTCCCCGGTGATCGCCGGGCCGGCGTACGCCTCCGTCGGCCGGACCTGGCGGATGGACCCGGGCGAGCGCCGCCGCTGCTACGGCGAACTCGCCGAGCACCTGGCGCCCGTCGCCGAGCACGGCCGGGCCGCGGGCGTGACGCTCGCCGTCGAGCCGCTCAACCGCTACGAGACCTCGCTCCTCAACACCGTCGACCAGGCGCTCGAGGCCCTGGCGCCGCTGCCGGACGTCGGCCTGCTGCTCGACGTCTACCACATGAACATCGAGGAGACGGATGTGCCGGCGGCGATCCGGCGCGCCGGCGCCCGCATCGCCCACGTCCAGGTCTGCGCGAACGACCGCGGCGCGCCCGGGGCCGACCACCTGCCCTGGGCGCAGATCCTTGCGGCGCTCGACGACGCCGGTTACGTGGGCCCGCTGTGCATCGAGTCCTTCACCGCCGAGAACGCGACCATCGCGACCGCGGCGTCGATCTGGCGGCCGCTCGCCGTCACCCAGGACGCGATCGCCGTCGACGGCCTCGCCCACCTCAAGGAGCTGATGCCCAGCAGCTGACGCGCGGGGGGTCGCCTGTCGGCGGCTGGAACTCGCCGGTGGCGCCTGGTCGCCGCCGGCACCGGATCGACTCCATGTGGAAGGACACGACATGACACCCGAGTTCAGACGGGGGGCGAGGCGGACACTGACGTCGGCGTTCGCCGGCGTGCTGGCCCTGTCCCTGCTGACCGCGATACCCGCGGCCGCGCAGACGGCGCCCCCACCGGCCGAGGACGACGCACCCCGCGTCCTCATCTTCACGAAGACCACCCAGTACCGGCACGAGGACGCGATCGCCGAGGGCACGCCGGTGCTCATCGACGCCTTCGAGGACGCGGGCATCGACTCCGTGCACACGGAGGACTCGACGATCTTCAACGACGAGGACCTGGCGGAGTTCGACGCCCTGGTGATGTTCCAGGCGTCGGGCGACCCGTGGAACGCCGAGCAGAAGGCGGCGCTCGAGCGCTACCAGCAGGCCGGCGGCGGCATCGTCGCCATCCACAACGCCACCGACATGCGCGGCAACTACGCCTGGTGGGACACCATGATCGGGGCGCTCATGCCCGGTCACGCCGCCACCGGCACCGACCCGGGCCTGCCGGGCACCGTCCGGGTGGAGGACCAGCACCACCCCTCCACCGAGCACCTCCCGCAACGGTGGGAGCGCGCCGACGAGTGGTACAACTACTCCGCGAACGTCCGCGGCCAGGCGCACGTGCTCGCCACGATGGACGAGACGACCTACGCGCCCGGCGGCAACGCCATGGGCTACGACCACCCGATCTCCTGGTGCAAGCCCTACGACGGCGGCCGCTCCTGGATGACCGGCATGGGCCACTTCGGCTCCCACTTCACCGACGAGCCGGACCTCGTCCAGCACATCGTCGGCGGCGTGCAGTGGGCCGCGGGCCTGGTCGACGGCGACTGCGGCGGCACGGTCTGGGGCCAGTACGAGCGGGTGGCCCTCGACCAGAACACCTCCGCGCCCTTCGGCATGGACGTGGCCGACGACGGCCGCGTCTTCTTCACCGAGCTGGTGCGCGGTCAGGTCCGCGTCTACGACCCCGCGTCGCGCACGACGACGACCGCGCTCGAGCTCGACGTCTACTCCGGCGGCGAGGACGGCCTGCTCGGCATCGCCCTCGACCCCGACTTCACCGAGAACGGGCACCTGTACCTCTACTACTCGCCGGCGAGCGAGGACGACACCGACCCGGCGAACTTCTTCAGCCACCTGTCGCGGTTCACCATGGACCACGAGACCGGCATCATCGAGCCGGACACCGAGCGCGTCCTGCTCGAGGTGCCGGCGCGGCGCCTGCCCGACGAGCCGGGGCACACCGGTGGCGTCGTCGAGATCGACTCCGAGGGCGTCCTCTACCTCGGCGTGGGCGACGACGTGAACCCGCACTCGGAGCCGTCCGGCGGCTACGCCCCGCTCTCCGAGCGGGACGGCACGTTCCACGACGCCCGCGCGACGTCGGCGAACAGCAACGACCTGCGCGGGAAGCTGCTGCGGATCGACCCGATCGACGACATCCCGGCGGACGCGGAGCCCGGCGAGGGGAGCACGTACACGATCCCCGAGGGCAACATGTTCGACGAGGCGGCGGACACCGCGGACAAGACGCTGCCCGAGATCTACGCCATGGGCTTCCGCAACCCGTTCCAGTTCGCCATCGACGAGGAGACCGGCCACATCAGCCTGGCCGACTACTCGCCGGACAACAGCAACGACAACCCGGCCACCCGCGGCCCCGCGGGAATCGCCGAGTGGATGCTCATCACCGAGCCCGGCTTCTACGGCTGGCCGCTGTGCATGGGCAACAACGAGCCCTTCCGCGACGTCGACTACCGGACCAACCCGGTCACCGTGGGGGACTACTTCGACTGCGCGAACCCGGTCAACGACTCCATCCGCAACACGGGCCTGACCGAGCTGCCCGCCGCCGTCGCCCCCGACATGTGGTACGGCTACCGGCGCAGCTCCCACGGCGCCATCCCCCAGGGGGGCGGCCTGGCGCCGATGGGTGGCCCGTTCTACCACTTCGACGAGAGCCTCGAGTCCGACACGAAGTTCCCGCCGGCCTTCGACGGCCAGCCGTTCTTCTTCGAGTGGGCCCGCAACAAGATGTACTCCCTCATCCTCAGCGAGGACGGGCAGGGGCTGGAGAAGGTCAACCCCTTCCTCCCCTCGGAGCCGTTCATGGCACCGATCGAGGCGAAGTTCGGCCCCGACGGCTCGATGTACGTCCTCGACTGGGGCGGCGGCTTCGGCCGGCACAACCCCGAGTCCGGGCTGCACCGCATCGACTACGTCTCCGGCTCGCGCTCCCCGTCCGCGGTGGCCACGGCCACCCCGGACAGCGGCCAGGCCCCGCTCGAGGTCACCTTCGACGGCTCTGGGAGCACCGACCCCGAGGGCGAGGAGCTCACCTACGCGTGGGACTTCGACGGTGACGGCGAGACCGACTCCACCGAGGTCCGCCCCACGACGACGTACACCGAGAACGGCGTGTACGACGCCCGGCTGACCGTCACCGACCCGCACGGCAAGACCGGCACGACGAGCGTGCCCGTCACCGTGGGGAACACCCGCCCGGAGCTGAGCTTCGTCCTCCCGCCGACCGGCGCGTTCTTCGACTTCGGAGACGTGCTCTCGTGGGAGATCGAGGCGACGGACGCCGAGGAGGAGATCGCGGACGAGGACATCATCGTCCAGGTCGCTCTCGGCCACGACGCGCACTCGCACCCGGCCGAGCCGCTCTCCGGCCGCACCGGGTCCGTCCAGACCAGCCTGGGCGGGGGGCACAGCGACGACATGAACGTCTTCTACGTGCTCGACGCCCGGTACACGGACTCCGGCAGCGAGGGGGTGCCCAGCCTCACCGGGCAGGACACCTCGCTGCTGTTCGGCAAGGTCCGCGAGGCGGAGTTCTTCACCGACTCCACCGGCGTGACGGCGGCCGCGTCCCGCGACATCGAGGGCCACGGCACCTCGATCAGCGGGCAGGACGGCGCGTGGGCCTCCTACGACCCGGTCAACCTCCTCAACATCGACCGGCTGCACCTGCGCGTCGCGTCCGCGACGGGCGGGGTGATCGAGCTGCGGCGCGACGCCGTCGACGGCGAGCTCCTCGGCACCGCCGAGATCCCCTCGACCGGCGGCCTCGCGCAGTACACCGACGTGGCCGTCGACGTCGTCGACCCGGGGGAGTCCTTCACCCTGTACGTCACCTTCCCCGGTGCGGGCGAGCGCAGGCTCAACTTCATCGAGGCCGAGGGCAAGGGGGTCTCGCCCACGACGACACCGCGCGTGGCCATCACCGCACCGACGGCGGACCAGACCCTCGAGCCGGGTGAGATCACCGTGACCGCCGAGGCAACGGACGCGGAGAACGAGATCGTCGAGGTCGAGTTCTTCGTCGACGGCGAGTCCATCGGCGTCGACGACGAGGCACCCTACAGCGTCACGTGGGAGGCGACGGAGGAGTCGGTGTTCCAGCTGACCGCCGTCGCGACCAACGACAACGGCGCCTCGACCACGTCGCGGATCGTGCCCGTCACGGTCGGTGACCCGCTCGGCGGCTTCAGCCAGTTCACCAACGCCGGCGGCGAGTTCTCACGGGGTGAGGACGGGTCCTTCGTCATCACCTCCGGCGGCGCGAACATGTGGAACGCGACCGACCAGTACAGCTCCCTGTACCTGCCCGCGGGTGCCGACGAGAACTGGTCGGCCACGGTCAAGGTCAACAGCCAGACCAACACCCACGGCAGCGCCAAGGCCGGCCTCATCGTCCGCAACGACATCACCGCACCGGGAGCGTCCCCGGGCTACGCAGCCCTCGGCATCCGTCCGAGCGGTGGGTTCGAGTGGCTGAGGTCGACCAACACCTCCGGCCAGCTCAACGCGTCGACCGCGGCGGGCGCCACGACCTACCCGGCGTGGACGCGCATCGTGCGGGACGGCGACGAGTACACCGCCTTCTGGAGCACGAACGGCGAGGACTTCACCCAGATCGGTGAGCCCGTGACGCTGCCCGGGGCGGCGTCCGTGCAGGACATCGGCCTGTTCGTCACCGCCCACCACGCCTCGGCGCGGAGCACGGTCGAGTTCACCGACTTCGTCTTCGACGACGACCCCGGAGCCGACCCCGACCCGGACCCCGATCCCGACCCGGGGCCGGTGTGCACCACGACGCTCAGCGACGAGTTCGACGGCGAGGAGCTCGACGCCCAGCGCTGGCCGACGGTCCGCTCCGCCGAGGGCTCGCCGGTCACGCTCGCCGACGGTGCCCTGCAGCTGCCGGTCACCGGTGCCGACATCGACGGCGCCAACACGGGGCCGATCAGCTTCGTCGGGCAGCCCGTGCCGTCCGGCGCGTGGCAGGTCGACACCCAGGTCTCCGTCGAGCACGAGCGTCACTGGCAGTACAGCGGCCTCATGCTGCACTCCAGCGACGACGACTACACCAAGCTGACGTTCACCAAGCACGAGAACGGCAGCCGTTTCCTCGAGTTCTGGACCGAGGCCGGCGGGTCGCGGACCCAGCACGCGCCCAACGTCACGCTCCCGACCGACGCGTCGGCCTCCGTCCACCTGCGGCTGAGCAGCGACGGGTCGGCCGTCACGGCGGCGTACTCGTTCGACGGCGTGACGTTCACCGCGCTGAGCGGATCGGCGGTCCTCGACCCCGAGGCCACCATGGGCGTCGTCGCCGCCGGGGACACCGGGGAGCCGGACGCCGTCGCCGTGGTGAACCACTTCCGCGTCACCCCGGACTCCGACGACGACGGCGAGCGTGAGCCGAGCGACGAGTTCGACGGCGACGCCCTGGACGGGTGCCGCTGGGACCGCACGGTGCGGTACACGGCCGAGAACGTCTCGGTCGCGGACGGGGAGCTGCGCATCCGCACTGCGCTCGGGGACATCAATAACGACAACCCGATCTCGCCGGAGAACTTCATCCTGCAGACGGCGCCCGAGGGCGACTGGACCGTCGAGACGCGGTTCCACGCTCCCTTCGTGCACCGGTGGCAGTACGCCGGCCTGCTCGCCTACGGCAGCGACGACGAGTACGTCAAGCTCGACGTCGTCGCCCGCAACGCACCGGGGGCGGCGCTCAGCCTCGGCGCCGAGCTCGTCTCCGAGGTCGGCGGCGCCTTCGGTGCCGGCGGCAACGTCGCGGTCGACCTCGACGGTGCGCCCGAGGGGGACTACTGGCACCTGCGGCTGAGCCGGACGGGTGACGACTACGAGGGCTGGGTGAGCGAGGACGGCGAGAGCTGGACCTCGGTCGGTGCGGTCACGCACGCCGGTGACCTCACGTCCTTCGGCCTCGTGGCGATCGGCCCGGAGCAGACCGAGCCGGTCACGGTCGCGTTCGACTACTTCCGCCTCGTGGAGGACGACGTCGACGTGGACGCCCCGACGGTGTCGGGCAACGTGCTCGGGACCTCGACCGGTGAGTTCGGACCCATCGAGCACGGCGGCGCCGGCACGGGCCTCGTGGTCGAGGGGACGGCGACGCTGGAGAAGACCGCGACGGGCACGAGCGTCTCGGTGCGGGCGACCGGCTTGCGTGCGGGGCAGGAGTTCCCCGCGCACCTCCACGACGGGGCGTGCAGCAGCCACGGCGGTCACTACAAGCACGACCCGGCGGGGCCGGCGGCGCCGCCGAACGAGATCTGGGTGTCCTCGGACGAGGACCCCCGTGGGGGCCTCGTCGCCAACCAGCAGGGCACCGCCGTCGGTGCCGGCGCGGCTCCCTGGGTCGCCCGTCAGCAGCCGCTGTCGGTGATGATCCACGAGTCCCAGGCACCGGGGCTGCCGGTCGCGTGCGCCGACTTCGCGGCGTACGACGCGCCGGCCCGCCTCGTCCTGGACGCGGCCGACGACGAGGGCTCCGGCGTCGACACCGTCGAGTACTCGCTCGACGGCGGAGACTGGATGCCCTACGACGGTGCGGTCTCGGTGTCCGAGCCGGGCGAGCACACCGTGGCGTTCCGCGCGACGGACGTGGCGGGCAACGTCAGCGAGGTCCAGGAGATCGAGTTCGCGGTCGCCGACGACGGCCCGGCGGAGCCGGTCCTCGTCCCGGTCGAGAAGGTCTCGATCCAGATGTTCTCGCTCATCCCGTGGGTGCGGGAGGCGGGTCTGCCCGACGTGCTCGCACGCCTGGCGAGCATCGGGTTCGAGAACATCGAGCCGTACGGTGGGAACTTCTCCGGGTACACGGCGGAGTCATTCCGGGCGATGACGGACCGACTCGGTCTGCGGGTCCCGTCCTCGCACTACAACACCAACGAGGCGACCTTCGACGAGACGCTCGCGTTCGTGGAGACCCTCGGTCAGGAGTACGTCGGCTCGGGCGGG
The sequence above is a segment of the Georgenia faecalis genome. Coding sequences within it:
- a CDS encoding sugar ABC transporter ATP-binding protein, producing MTTPPPLLRMRGITKSFFGVQVLNGIDMEVRAGEVHAVVGENGAGKSTLMKILAGVHPADGGSIELDGRAVSFTHPLEAQAAGVTTVFQEFNLLPERTVAENVYLGREPRRFALVDGARMVRDTAALLDDLGIETIAPDVKVRALSVAEQQVVEIVKAMSFDARIISMDEPTAALADHEVELLYRLVRRLQERGVAVLYVSHRLKEIFHLCDRITILKDGSLVDTVDAASITSDELVRKMVGRSISALFPQPREGTRTGDVRLSVRGAGNLMVRDISFDVRAGEIVALAGLQGSGRSEIAHALFGVERFRTGEIHLDGTRIDPRSPRQAVRCGLALVTEDRKAEGLALNQSVMANARLVLDAVVPRRANQAARRIPEILSSLELAARSGSHEVRFLSGGNQQKVVLAKWLVTDPAVIVMDEPTRGIDVGAKRAVYELMRDLAAQGVAIVLISSELPEVIGMADRIIVLHDGEISGELPGGCDEEAVMALATRHESVEEIA
- a CDS encoding ABC transporter permease; this encodes MSTTSTVAPASAGRATPRAPRRNPLRSVPLISVALLVLLVVAGILLASRGENLLSAGSIVDILTRSSLLGFIAIGQTLVILCRSLDLSVGYVAALSSLVAAVVMDGEPSRILLGVAAALGIAAAVGLFNGIVTTKLGVHAFITTLGSGLIIKGFLDTRYPGPSGSVPSAFQGFGYTRIGVLPVSAIIMLVIAAAGALMLHRTRLGHSMFAVGGNIDVARLSGIRTDRTLILAHVMCSTMAGLAGLLLAARFSTGVGAQIYGAGYDLDSIAAVVLGGTLLLGGRGGIGGTIAAVLILGVLDSLFNQLQINPFFRDVLRGVIIIAAVALYARRQIDPKKARVRFRDTTSPSAAEPPPATEGGRS
- a CDS encoding ABC transporter permease; translated protein: MSTRTGAAPGGPPSFLAQLKQNGSGPVLVVLAVLVAVMAVLNPGFYEPPSLMAFLRNAAPLVILAIGQYFVIVAGEFDLSVGSLVGAQVVIAARLINGEEDRTWPVIALMVGFGLLVGLVNGLITTLLRVPSFITTLGTMLVLYGAIRMWTGGSPTGALSEGFRQWGRLGIDMPVLRQLPYALLIMIALAVVGILVMRSSYGRVLMATGDNDTAATFAGGRVWLVRTGAFVLSSLFATVAGILVGGFAGVTAQVGQGMEFTAITAVVLGGVLLGGGRGWVVGAMAGALTYQLLERLLVQLDMPSTLNPTIQGVIIIAAVAFAADRWRTRRGRTAPQTPAEPEPVGVA
- a CDS encoding substrate-binding domain-containing protein translates to MQRKLRVTAGILGLGLALTACTTDAPTDTEDPTTTAAPTTESGTDAATAAEGGTEEGEFFVRADYETELAQRDMTPEGDPETPWLQMIEPIEMADTAEFAAEGPQTLCFSNASISNPWRVTGWTTMQQQVEVLQAEGVIGEFRVADAGDDDNKQISDIESFISDGDCGALIISPSTTATLTPAVEAACESGVPVIVFDRGVNTDCAVTFIHPIGGYAYGASGAEFLVENLEPGSTVLALRILPGVDVLEHRWGAANDIFSQSDLEVVGVEFTGGDGAQIKDIVTQYLQRGDVDGIWMDAGDGAVAAVEAFEDAGADYPVFVGEDELSFLRKWEDTGMTAIGLSYSNFQWRTPVLAAQMIWNGEEVPAEWVLPQAPITEDDLADYLERNVDMPSLHYAKFGGEDLPGFPDAWQGR
- a CDS encoding sugar phosphate isomerase/epimerase family protein, translated to MTSRQIGVNTWVWTSPLTDDSLRRLAPTIKDWGFDLVELPVENLGDWDPVAAAALLGDLGLGATVTLVMGAGSELVATDAATVRRTQDYLRGVIDAARTVGSPVIAGPAYASVGRTWRMDPGERRRCYGELAEHLAPVAEHGRAAGVTLAVEPLNRYETSLLNTVDQALEALAPLPDVGLLLDVYHMNIEETDVPAAIRRAGARIAHVQVCANDRGAPGADHLPWAQILAALDDAGYVGPLCIESFTAENATIATAASIWRPLAVTQDAIAVDGLAHLKELMPSS